The sequence CAGCTACCCCCGGAGCACTGTGGGAGGAGAGGTGCCCTCCCAGGAGCAGACTGTATCAGTAATCCTCTGGCTAATAATCTTCCTGCAGGTTGAGACTGGCTGAGAAAGGTAGGTGGCAGTTGCCTCCCGGAAACACAGATACTATCTGCAAGAGATGGAGGATGCTCAGGAGACCGGCCAAGAACAAACACGGTCCTTGCCTGACAAGGATTTCCTATGCCCCACTACTACTGCCTCAGAGAAAACAAGGATAAAGCGCTTACTGCCAACCACAGAAAATGTTTTGTGGTTAAGAGTCAGTTTCCAAGTATGTTTATTGGTTTAAAAACTTGACTTCGTTTCAGCCACATTTGGTTGTCTGTTATCATTTGTTGTAGGCTCTCTCCTGATTTGGTTTCCATTGGGTTTTAATCAGAACCATCTTCTGAAACATTTTAGATTCAAAGCAGAGTTTAAAACAAACACATCTCTCAGAGAACACAGATGAAATCCAAAATGGAACAGAAAGTaaacaagaaataatgaaataacattATAAACAGCATGGCAACAGAGGGAAGCTGGGAAAGGCTGTGCAGAAACAAGAGCCCCTCAGAGAAGGAGCCAAACCAGACAGGCGTGTCAGGGAGCCGCTGTCACTCACAGCAGGGTCTGGGTTGGGAGTCTTCCATTTCTGACCAGCATGTGGGGCTGGAAACTATGGCCGGCGGTCCCACCCTGTCCTGAGCTGGTATAGAGGGCTGTCTTATGGACAGATGCAATTCACTTTATTCCAAAGATGGCTCCAGAAAAGTCCTGTCTACCGTCTCCATCCCTTCCCTCTTCTATGCCCTTTTCTCACTCTTCCTTCCCAGAGTCCTGGCTCCCATGTGTACTTGTGAACCAAGGGTCTAGGCACATATCCAGCATGTGTGAGAAGTGCATTAGGGCACAGCGATGATGGGGTCACCCTTCTATCCACACCAGCCCCCCTGTGCTGTAGACATTTCGGCCCTATGGGTCATAGGTTAGAAAATGTTGGGAGAACTACATTTTTAGCTCCACGCTGCTGAAAGTTTTCCTAGCTGTTATGCTTTATTTGTTGATTTGATTTAGGAAATGCATGTACAGGTTAAAAGATATTTTCCATAAAGTGTAAAAAGGTATACAGAGAAGAGTacctctccttcctgccccttTCCTCTACTCCCTCCTCAGAGACTGCTTCATGTGGACCTTACCTTTTCGGCGGTCTCCAGGGCTTATcattgtgtgttttaaaaattattatgggctggatgcggtggcttgcgcctgtaatcccagcactttgggagaccaacgtttgggcagatcacttgagcccaagaattcagaccagcctgggcaacagggcaagactccgctctaactaaaaatacaaaaattagccaggtgtgatggcatgcatctgtagttccagctactccgaaAGCTGTGGCAgtaaaatctcttgaacccaggaggcaggggttacagtgagctggacagtgccactgcactccagcctgggcgacagagtgagactctgtctcaaaataaataaataaataaataaaagtcattctgatgtctttcctttcttgtttcGTAGCTGGAGCTACTGGATGTACCAGCTGTGCTCTTTCAGTATCTGCTTTCTGCTCTTTCAGTATCTGCTTTCTCCATATCCCTTCCTCTCTCAGACTTTGACCCCTGGTGGACAAAGGACTGTGAGCAGAATGAGTCAGAGCCCATTCCTGCCAACTGCACTGGCTGTGCCCAAAAACCCCTGAAGGTGATGCTCCTGGAAGATGCCCCAAGGAAATTTGAGAGGCTCCATCCACTGGTGATCAAGGTGAGCAGAAGCCTGAGTCTCCCACTGATTGGCTGCTTGCTTAAAGGCTAGGTCAAGCTCTAGGAAATTTCTGACAAATAActctgtgttgttttgttttactttgtttcctGCCTTGCCAAGACGGGAAAGCCCCTGTCGTCGGAGGAGATTCAGCATTTTTTGTGCCAGTACCCTGAGGTGATAGAAGACTTCACTGAAGGGTTTTTCGCCAAGTGGTGGCGCTGCTTTCCTGAACGGTGGTTCCCATTTCCTTATCCATGGTGAGTGTgaaaagggccgggcatggtggctcacgcctgtgatcccagcactttgggaggccgaggcaggcagatcacttgagcctaggagttggagaccagcctggccaacatggcaaaaccccatctctactaaaaatacaaaaattagccacgtgtggtggtgcgtgcctgtaatcctagctactctagaggctgaggcacgagaatcacttgaacctgggaggcagaggttgctgtgagctgagatcgcgctgttgcactccagcttgggtaacagaatgaggctgtgtctcagaaaaaaatgggtGGGGGGTGGGCTATGGGGGCACTTAGCTTGTGAGTAGGAAAGGGGCAGACCAGAAATACTCGCAAAACAGTAATAGCTATCACTGAGCCACTACCACAGGCCCAGCATTTTACAAATCCAATGCTGGGATCCCACTGATAAACCAATGATGAGAAAGGGGATGGATGAAGAAGTGTGTCAGAAGGAGGGGCGCCACCAGCGGGAGACAGCAAGTTTGTCTAATAGAGTCATAATTTATTTGTAAGTATGCGTTTAGCATTATATGTAGAATGTGGCCTCATGTAGGGGGCTGAAGAGAGAGTGCAAATATTAGAAGGAGAATTGCATTTTTTGGCGCTTGTTTCTGCCAGGCAGTGTGCGTTGGTGCTTAGTGTCTGTGGCTCACTGGAGACACTGATAATAACTCTGGAAAGTAGGAATGATTGTTGTCATTTTTCAGATCAGACAAGTGGGAAtcagtagccaggcgtggtggctcatgcctataatcccaacactttgggagtctgaggcgggtagattacttgggccaggagttcgagaccagcctgggcaacatagggagaccccatctctacaaaaaatatccaagctatttggaaggctgagttgggaggatggcttgagcctgggaggttaaggctgcagtgaaccatgatcacaccactgccctccagcctaggcgacaaagtgagaccctgtctcaaaaaaaaaaaggaagggggagaaagaaagaaaaatgggaagcagagaggttaagtaacttgcctaaggttacCCAGCCACGATTGAAACCCCAGTTTGTCCTGCTGTTCCTTCCTGTGCCCAGCGGAAGACATGGTTCATTCCTTGTGGTTAAAGTTGCTGCCTAGTAAGAAAAGAAAGCCAGTTTCCATCTTAGAACTgttccaaaataattaaaatggctttttcaGGCTTTTTGTTAATGTCTTAATGCTTCTATCTTTCTTTAAATGTGCTGTTTGTTTGCGTGCTAGAGTGCCCAGTTGAACAAGCTGAGCAGGCTTCCCCTGCGTCTCCCTCTGCCTCAGAAGAAGGGTCATGCTTTttgtcccttcctccttctctcttcttcccttccccctcctggCCTGCTGTTACTTCAGTCTTCTCCAAGATAGAATGAATagattgtttctttccttcctctataTATTGTTTTAGCTGCAGTTTAGAAACACTCCACCCACATGTTCAAATCATGGCTGTAGAGTTAATGCCTGTTTGTGTCCACGTTATACTTCATTGACTCTGTGCAACTATTCTTCAGGGACCTAATACTTAAGATACTGTACTCATATTTTTCCCTCTTTACCCACCGCCCACGGTTTTCCCACCCTTACTTGGCTCTCTCTTAGTCATGGACTGGCTTGACcagtttaattactttttttctatttcaaacttCTATAGGACAAGACCTCTGAACAGATCACAAGTGTTACGTGAGCTTTTTCCTGTTTTCACTCACCTGCCATTTCCAAAAGATGCCTCTTTAAACAAGTGCTTCCTTCTTCACCCGGAACCTGTTGTGGGGAGTAAGGTAGGAAATTTTGAGAGGACTTGGATCTAGAATTTTCTTTACTTGGGATCTGGACTGATGTCATAACCAAGGCCTTCCCTGCATATTGGCTTAGAGGGTGAATTGAGGGGACGCCCACACAGTCTAGTTCTCCCCTCCTGCTGCTAGCCAGGAGACTTGCAGGGGCACACCTTGTCATGAAGGCAGGTTTCCAGAAAGTCTAGTTACCTTGCAAATCTGCCTCCTGCGCTTAACACCTAAGGCAAGCTACTTTTCTATATTAAAAGaagtaaattcttaaaatttgaaGGACTTCAGTGTACAATTAATCTGGCTTTCCTACCTTAAATTCCTACCTTAAATTAGAAAGTCGGCAAGCAGCCATGAAtggtggttgctcacgcctgtaatccagcacttggcggggctgaggcaagaggattgcttgagcctaggagtttcagaccagcctgggcaatatagcaagaccctgtccctattttttttttaaaagaaaagaaagctataaAGGAATAGCTTTACTTCTTCATTTTGAAGAACAGAATAACTtcttcattttgtagataaggaaactgagccccagagagattaagtgagtTGCCCAAGGACACACCCTTTACCCTCTAACCCCCAGGGTGGTTTTtgccagaaataaacaattaagAGATTTCAGGTAGAGAACTTGAAAGGCAAAAAGTGTGGGAGCCTGGGAAAGATTTGATAGGCAGGCAGCCCAGCTGAGGTGGAAAAGCCCACTCTGCCCCCATCATTTCCCACTTCAGTCTGGGGCCAAGTGCTCAGAGCCAAAGTTGCCTCTCTGGGGCCAGTGGACTGGGAGAAGCTGTTCTGCATTTGTGTCTGTTTACTTTTCTCTGAATTGCTCCTTTTGTTAAGTCTCATTCCTAAGGAAGGTTTTTGAGCCTGGATTGGTTTGGGAGAATTAAAAGCATGCATTTtccttggtaaaaaaaaaaaaaaaaaaatttcccaaactGTGGCCCCCTACCAACTCTGGACCGTGGCTTCCACCTCCTCATACTATTGCTTGGCTCCAAATTTGCTGAATTGTGTTAAAGGAATTTAAAAGTCTATAAAAACAATCATTTTGTCTAGAAGTAAGAAGTTCTGTCTGCCAGCACTGGGGTGGAGATGCTGGGCTCTTGCCTCAGATTTTAAAGAAGTTTATCCTGCTGTCGCCGGCTAGAATTCCAGGCCCTTGTATGATTTCATCTTCATAAATATAATTCTGGGACACGGCCTTTATCTTTCTCTTGGTTTTACCACTTGAATACCAGAGTTAATttctccagcctgcgcaacaccaAGGAGCCCAGCCAAAGGAGTAAATACAGAGTTACTCAAATGCTTACCAAAGTCATACTGTGGTTCTCGAGGATGTTTTGGGAAGGGCAGTGGCCAAACAGGCAAAACTCCTGAGAGCCTGATTTCTTAGAGAATCTGTTTCCCCACCCTGGCCCAAGCTCTCCTTTCCCTGCAGCCTTGTAACCCCACCCTGTTGTCCACATCCCTGGGCCCTGTTAAAGCCACGTGTCTGTGGGCCCAGTATCCAAAGGCAGCCTTAAGACAGAAGTGGGAAGCTGGTTGTTAAGTGGCACTTGGGGAGATGGTGAGGGGCTCCAAGGCCCACTTCACCCACTCCACAGTGTGGCCTAGGGCTGGCCTGTGCCGCCCTGTTGTCTGTTTCTTCTCATCCTGAGAATGGATGACTATGACCCTACCCGCTTCAGGCCTGTGTGAAGAAGGATACAGCCACTTGTTTTGGTCCTTCTGAGATTGTTGTGAGGACTACAGATGGTAAGGCTTCCGCCAATGTGAGTGCCAGTCAACTGCAGGCTGGCGGAAGACCAGGCTTGTCCCTGTCACCACATTAGCAGGTGAAATGGTTCTAGTGTTGCCATGAAAACATTATGGGCAAGGCCTGTGGCAGCAGCAGAGAGACCAGGGCTGGGGACAGGGGAAGACGGGGCCAAAATCCAAGACTCTGGAGGCCGTGAATGGTGAAGAGAAAAACCAAGACATGGCCCAGGGAGTCAGACTTCTGGCTCCCACTTTATATGGGCGTATAAAGGGTTTCTCTGAAGGGCAGGAGATAGGAGgaagagatgagagaagagaCCCTAGGGGTTTTCTGTCATCATCAAGGTAAGGAGAAATGTCCCAGCAAGACCCATCTCTTTATCCCTATTCCCTGCCCTGGTCCCAGCCCCATCCCCAGGGTTCACAGCTCCTtccctggcacatagcaggttgCATTTAATGCCCGTTGCCGGCAGTAGCATGCCCTCAGAGGGGCAGTAGTTACCTGTGCAGGTGCATATGCTGGTTGTCTCCTTAGTTTTCAGAATCAGAGGCCAGTCTTAGTGTCATTAGTTTTTAATCAGTAGCATGGCATGCCTGCTCCCCTGGGTCTTGCCAGGCAATATAAACTTAAACTTCCTGCTGTGCAATACTTATCAGAGCCCTGGTAGTAAGAAGTAACATTCCATGGAAGAGTGCCGAACGGATGTCCCGATTATCTATTTATCTAAAAAGTTTTCATCCAACCCAGAATCTCAGAATGTTGTATACTTCAGCCACCATTTGTTGGTTTCTGCTAGAACTACCTTTGTTAAATTGCAATTAGGTATTTTCCTTTGGCTTACTTTGAAGCTGTGGCTAAAACTAGTTGCAAATTATGAAGCTCATGCAGGATCTGCTCTGGGGCTCTCGCTGAGGGGATTGCCCACTAAATTACACAGTGCCTCTTTAGGAGACCCATGGAAGAGATTGTACTCTGGTCTTAGTGCCAAGAGATGCCATTCTTAGGAGAAgtagtttgtttttgtcttttggacATAATTGCAAATTTTTGTTACTGGTTCTATTTCCTCTTTGCTCAGGCTAGAAAACTCAGAGCCATATgtgaaagcatttttatttactaaagcccctggttttattttgttttctttgccttcCTTTTCCTCCGCTCCTCGTTCTTTCCTCCAGATGCATGAGATGCGTGACCTATTTATCATGGGCAGCGGCGAGGCCATGTTGCAGCTTATCCCTCCCTTCCAGTGCCGAAAACATTGTCAGTCTGTGGCCATGCCAATAGAGCCGGGAGATATCGGTATGTAGGGCCCCAGGAGGGCAGGGTCAGCCAtgaatctttttagtttttaattcaaAAGCTATTTTAAGAATCGTATACTGCCTTCACAGAAGTTTTATTTAGTAGAATCAAAAATAACATTCTCCTATTAACAGGCTCAACATTTATGCTTTGAAATGAAACAACTTAATGAGAAAACATAGCAGAAAGAAATGTCTTGTACGTACAACATATAGAATGCATGTGTCTGTTGACCATAGAAACTTCAAGTTAGGAAGGATTCTGGAAAGTATTTAGACCAATCCCTCGTTTTATAGATGAAAAGGttgagacccagagaggagaGGTGACCACCCCAAGGCCCCACTATCTGTTGAGCAGAGCATCAGGTCTTAAGTGCCTGCTTGGACACAGTCAAGCCAGGAGAGGGACAATCCAGGACTACAGGAATATACACCCATGTTGCAAATAAACCAATACCAAGCAGTATATAAGGGCAATGGTCACACAAGGAAATATTACCTTCTGTGTGGCTGCCACAGCCAAGTCACAGCCTCACATTGATGACTCACCCTTGGCCCTGGCTCAGTGTTTTCCCAAATGTGACTTGTCCTGTGCGTTATATCCTAAAAATCTGTTCCAAAGAAACAGGTTTGAATCCACTGCTGTCAGTAGCAATCAGTTTGACAGCCGAGTTTTCttggaagaaacaaataaatcagCAATTGTCACCATTGATCTCCTTGCTTTTCCTGCCTCACAAAACCTAGGCAAGACCTGGAGTCTCTGGCAGAGCCCAGACTGGGTTTTCCAattgatttctttaattttaccCATTCAGAAGACCCCCAAATCCCTAGAAACCTTGCATCTTATATGAGGGTAGGAATTGGACTGCAAGCTATGccaagttttaatttaaattacataacttttatttcaatttagaaatgaaaaataaaaataatgtgcaaATCAAGCATTAACTAATAATGGAGCACAGCTGGCCTGGCTCTTGGGAAACTTCCTACAAAAAGGAGGATTCTTGTATGGAAATTGTTCTGAACCTTTTTCCTGTAATGAAGTGACTCTTAACACAAGAGATGACTATTGTGAAAATCTCTCTGGCATATTTAGGTTTGGAGCATGTGGTTGTGCTTGAACAAGTTTCTGTCTTATATTTTACAAATGCCTAACAATTCAGACAACTACAGAAACACCTTAGTTATCTGAATTCAGACTTCCGGCTCCCACAAGCAACCGGAATACCAATTACagaattagggggaaaaaaaagaaatgtctggcAGTAATCATGAAAGCTTGAGCATCAAATGCTGGTACAGATAGTCCAGATTAGCCTAACATCCAGTGCGTGATACCTGCTGTGCTGTGCCTGACTGGTTTGTTGACTAGAAAGAAAGGATCCCTGTAGTTGGCAGTGTCTATAAAAGGCCAGTCACATGACAGAACACAGAGAGGGATGGTGACTGAAGAGAAGAAGAATAAGAGAGCAAGCCCGGGAGAAgaatgggggcagggaggggtggggaagcCAGCGAGCACCTGAAGCAGTGACAGAAATAGACGTGATGACTGTAGCTGCCATGGTTAACAGTAAGGACAGGAAAGCAGACCCTGGCCAAGAAGAATCATTTAGTGTTGCAGGACAGACGGCGGTTCCTCTACCTTAGGGACCCTTAAGAATGGCACCACAACATGCAAGTTCTATGATTTTTGATAAAACATACATTGTTCTGTGGAGATGGAGGAAAGAAGGGTTCCAGATCACCAGAAAACCTTTTGGGGGTCAGGTACAATATCTGCAGTCACTGTACAGGACAGTCATTGCCCATCATGACCCTTCCGGAGTCACCAAGTAAAAGTTGAATTCTACTCAGTGCTCTTCGTTTAAAGATGAGCAGGGCCCATAGTACTCTAGAACCTATTTTCTTTGGAATATCTTACAGGACTCTACTGTTTGCTGAACCCAATTTGGGCAATGCTGGTTTAGGTTTAGGTTAATCTGGATGTTGTGTAATGAAACCGCATTATAGAAAGACACAGGAAAATTGGCTAGTAGGTCTTATGCCCCCTCAGAATCCATTCTGTCTTCTTGCTGTAAAAGCTGAGACTTGATGCCCAACACCAGCCTCATGTAGAGCATCCTGCCTTTGTAAGCTGCTGAATTGTGATTCATAGTTCCCTGGGTGAGGGGCAGTGATAAAGCATTTAAAGAGGACTGATAATAACTAGGAAGTGCCAAAAGACTTTCAGAGCAATTTGTCTttaagccaggagtggtggcccacacctgtaatcccagcactctgggagtgagaggcaggaggatcacttgagcccaggagttcaagaccagcctgggtaatatagtgagaccccatctcttaaaaaaaaaaaaaagaaaaagaaaaaaagaaactaaattaaatagaaaaagattTGTCTTTGACTCTGCAGTGCACCCTGAGGGCCAGCTCTGGCAGACCCGCCTTGCTCTGCCCACAGGTGTGTCCACCCGCTAACATTTACATGTTTTCCTCTTGCTATTTCCCCTCAAGGCTATGCCAGCACCACTCACTGGAAGGTCTACATTATAGCCAGAGGGGTCCAGCCTTTGGTCATCTGCGATGGAACCACTTTCTCAGAACTGTAGGAAATAGAACTGTGCACAGGAACAGCTTCCAGAGCCGAAAACCAGGttgaaaggggaaaaataaaaaactatgaaactgctttcCAGGGGTTGGTTACTTAGTTACCTGCCCTTTGCATGCATGTGTGAACCAGCTGTGAGCTGCAAGGCAGTGGCCAGGGCCTAGCCCTCCTGACTCTTCCTGCAGATGGCTCAGGAAGGATTCAGCCTGGCCACTTGGCTAGGACTCTGCCAGCACCCATCTGAGACTGACCTCTTCCGGGCCTTTGGGCACTAAGACCTTGATGCTGCCCCTTAGGCAGGAAACAGGGCTGGTGCCTGCCTTCGCCTGTATTGCCAGCTTCCTTCCCTGGCAGTGGAGAGAGCAGCCAACAGGTTCTGATGTCAGAGCCATCCTTTACCAGGTGGGCCTGCTCGTCCCCATCTTCCTGGCCACATCACTCTACTTTTTGGAAAGCCATGGCTGATTAAAGAAGTTCTTGTAGTTTCCCAAACGAAATGGAATCTAGAAGCAGTGAAAAAAGGTCAGATAACTTTGAATTGCATTCAAGAAGTACACTTCTTTCCCATTGTCCGTGGCACTTGGAGTCTCTATGATGCCAGGCTAGAGTCTGATGATATAATAATTCAAAGTGGTAACTCCCAAGGTAATGCTTTCTTCCATTTCATCAGGTTCTTATAtccccactgcactccctccccttctcccttgcCTGTCTGAATGGCTTCTTGGAAGCTTGGCTCTAGTCCTCCCTGCCTTGGCAGGGCCAGAGCCCACTACTGCTGAGGCAGCACTGCTCTTGTCAGCTATGTTGCCTTTACCAAGTGTCTTCAGAGGGTTATGAGTTAGAGTAGCTGGCCGGGGGAGAGGGTGCCTCCCTGGGTTTGATCTTTAGGGTCTGACTTTCTGCAGAGAAGATGTTTTACAGATGTGTCAAAGCTGATGTTGTAATGTGGTTGGGGGAGGAAATCCAGACCCAAAGTGTTTGTCAGCTGGGTGTACAAATGACTGTGTGATCCTCTGTCTTAAAATGATTTCTGTCTGTGCTGGGAAACAAAAACAAGgtgaggtatttttcttttttgtaataatATAAAGCTGTGTGTTTCTGATT comes from Theropithecus gelada isolate Dixy chromosome 4, Tgel_1.0, whole genome shotgun sequence and encodes:
- the C4H6orf89 gene encoding bombesin receptor-activated protein C6orf89 homolog isoform X2, translating into MDLAANEVSIYDKLSETVDLVRQTGHQCGMSEKAIEKFIRQLLEKNEPQRPPPQYPLLIVVYKVLATLGLILLTAYFVIQPFSPLAPEPVLSGAHTWRSLIHHIRLMSLPITKKYMSENKGVPLHGGDEDRPFPDFDPWWTKDCEQNESEPIPANCTGCAQKPLKVMLLEDAPRKFERLHPLVIKTGKPLSSEEIQHFLCQYPEVIEDFTEGFFAKWWRCFPERWFPFPYPWTRPLNRSQVLRELFPVFTHLPFPKDASLNKCFLLHPEPVVGSKMHEMRDLFIMGSGEAMLQLIPPFQCRKHCQSVAMPIEPGDIGYASTTHWKVYIIARGVQPLVICDGTTFSEL
- the C4H6orf89 gene encoding bombesin receptor-activated protein C6orf89 homolog isoform X3, producing the protein MSLPITKKYMSENKGVPLHGGDEDRPFPDFDPWWTKDCEQNESEPIPANCTGCAQKPLKVMLLEDAPRKFERLHPLVIKTGKPLSSEEIQHFLCQYPEVIEDFTEGFFAKWWRCFPERWFPFPYPWTRPLNRSQVLRELFPVFTHLPFPKDASLNKCFLLHPEPVVGSKMHEMRDLFIMGSGEAMLQLIPPFQCRKHCQSVAMPIEPGDIGYASTTHWKVYIIARGVQPLVICDGTTFSEL
- the C4H6orf89 gene encoding bombesin receptor-activated protein C6orf89 homolog isoform X1, with protein sequence MDFILEDMDLAANEVSIYDKLSETVDLVRQTGHQCGMSEKAIEKFIRQLLEKNEPQRPPPQYPLLIVVYKVLATLGLILLTAYFVIQPFSPLAPEPVLSGAHTWRSLIHHIRLMSLPITKKYMSENKGVPLHGGDEDRPFPDFDPWWTKDCEQNESEPIPANCTGCAQKPLKVMLLEDAPRKFERLHPLVIKTGKPLSSEEIQHFLCQYPEVIEDFTEGFFAKWWRCFPERWFPFPYPWTRPLNRSQVLRELFPVFTHLPFPKDASLNKCFLLHPEPVVGSKMHEMRDLFIMGSGEAMLQLIPPFQCRKHCQSVAMPIEPGDIGYASTTHWKVYIIARGVQPLVICDGTTFSEL